Genomic window (Musa acuminata AAA Group cultivar baxijiao chromosome BXJ1-9, Cavendish_Baxijiao_AAA, whole genome shotgun sequence):
CCACCTACTCCTCACACGCacttcctctctctccctctctcgccCTCTTACATACACACACATCTCCTGCTCGCCTTTAGGTGCAACAATGGCGACGTCCTTCTTCCTCTGGTCCTCAGCGCGGCACAAGGCCGACGAAAGCGGAGAAGGCAGCGCCGCGGAGAGCAACACTTCCTCTGCGGAAGCTCCGGCGGGGAAGGCCAAGGGTCGGAAGGGCGGAGCGGGGGCCAAGGCGGCAGCGCCGAAGCGCCCGCCTCAGAGGGGCCTCGGCGTCGCCCAGCTCGAGAGGCTCCGCCTCCAGGAGCGCTGGAAGAAGATGACGGAGCTCGAACCCGCTCGCGACGGCATTCTTCCGCTCCACCTTCACCAACTCACCCCCGTCGCCGGGGCTGTGTATGGCGCCCCCATCGTCTACTCGGCCGGGCAGCCCCTCGACGGATACCTCACCCGTTACCGCCAGATTGTCCATGGGCCGGTAGCTTACGGCGGAGCGGCTGCCGGAACCGTCGCCCGGTCCGTGCTGGACGATCATCACGGGCTGGATCGGTACCGGAAGGCGACGGCCGGGGACGCCAGATTCCACGTCGGGAGTCCGTTTCCAGAGCCCCCTTCAAGCCAAAATCCGCAATGCCTCTCCGACCCGTGCGAGTTCTGCGCCAGAGTAAGCCCCGGAAATCCTCCATTAGGGTTTCCGCCACTCTCTAGTTTCTTTCACTGACTCCGCTCTCTTTGATGAAACTACCCTTCAGAAGAAGCGCCTCTTCGGCAACAGCCTATCTGACAACCTGGCCACCGGTGCGGATTACTTCGAGATGGACCTCGCTGCCGCCATGGCGGTTGATCTGGTGATCCCAGTCCCCTTCACCCCCAATCCTCCTCGCATCCTTCTCCTCCATTTTGATTGGATGCTTTCTCTTTGGACTTCAGGGAAAGCCGGCGGGCGAGAAGGAGAGGGAGGTGATCAAGGAGTTCGAGTTCTTCCCGCCGAGCAGCCTAAGCGTATCCAACGGCGACGGTTCCCCCGAGCTCGCTGATCGCACGGCTGGTgatgcttcctcttcctccgccGCTGCGGCATCTTCTACTCTCCTCGATCTCTCGCTTAAGCTTTCCATATAATCAAAGCAAGTGTGactcttcttttccttttaattACTGTTCGTTAGAATCATTGGAAGACCTTCATGTTACTTTTGTTGAGCAAGTAGCTAGTTAGTTTTTTGGTAGCTGATATGGCATGCTAAGCATTGTATTATGTCTCATTATGTGCTTCTTGCTGAGCTCAATCTTGTTGCAAGAAGTTGGCACGGTTGTAGCAATAGAATCAAGAACACAGGTTGACATGATAGGCGATGCACGTCGCACTGGGTTTGGCTCGATATGGGAAGTCTACATTCTATAAAGAAGAAGGGTGCAGTAATAGAAGGGAGTCGACAATAAATTAAAGTAGTTTGGGTTTCTTGCACTTAACTTCCAGTGGAAGGGGCAGGTGATGGTTTCCGTGAAAAGGGAAGGGCTGTGAGTCTGAGAGAGGAGAAAGAGCCGGCGCAGAGCCTTACCACTTTGCGGTCTCTTATAGGAGAGGCTGTATGGTAACGCTCTTAGTACGAGTCCGTGGGCCATTAATGCATGTTTCCGATATCACTGATATCTTGGTCATTATATGCTACCGATGGTGGCATTCTCTGGGCTCGCCTGTTACGGCGCTAAGAGGAAGTGTACGACCCAAGAAAACGAAGAAATATAAAAGAAGCGTGGGATTTCGGGATAATATTGCATGACAGAACCAGAAAGAAAGGTTAGGGATCATTTGCATGTTAtgtatatgagagagagagagagagagagagagagagagagagagagagagagaggcagtacTACATCGAGTGTGTAAGTGGTTGCAGGGTGGTACAGGTCGTACGTTGTGGGTTCAGCAGCTTATTTGATGAAAAGCGAAACACACAATAACATAACTCTCCACACTATCTTCGTTCGTTGTGTAGATGTCTGTGTGGAGGAGAAGAGCTTATTTGGTAATAGGCGCAATAAAAAATAACTAATATGCGTTTTCTATGAACTGTTGCTCGGGTAGATAGCATAATAACTGTGACAGAAAAcattgaaaatttaaaaaaaccaAAGGTCGTGAACGGCAGGATTCGAACCTGCGCGGGCAGAGCCCACATGATTTCTAGTCATGCCCGATAACCACTCCGGCACGTCCACttcacatttatcactttattctTCGTAATTATAGAAAATACCTCGTCCTACTAATAGCCtatgaaaatataagaaaaatgaATGGACATTCAAAGGAATAAGAAATATTGACAATCAAAGGAATTGTCAATCCTTCGCGTAAGAGGTACCACAAGGACAAATAAACTTTGAAGAATGCATAGCGTATAAAGGTTGAGATAGTTAAGTTCGAACTATGACTCGACGTTGGCAACCATATTTGATGATGCCAAAGGCAAGCGAGACGTTTGGTAAAATATGAGAATTGCAAAGTTGAATGAGTTGTTCAGCAATCGAAAAAGATGTGCAAAGCTTATAGAGATAAAGAGAATTACCAACTCATGTCGGGCATATGACTGAGAGGCTAATTATGATTTATAATCACACTTAAAATTGCTCAAACAAATTACTACAAAAAAGATTAGAACAACTATGTCTGAAGTTAAGGAAGAAGAAATATAATTCGTTGGCTATAATTCTACTAACAAATTAGATTGATTCATAGGTTACCATACATCATTTGATGGCTTCTGTAATCAACGTATCATCATTTACGTATAAAGACTTTTGTCTCTT
Coding sequences:
- the LOC108951224 gene encoding uncharacterized protein LOC108951224; this translates as MATSFFLWSSARHKADESGEGSAAESNTSSAEAPAGKAKGRKGGAGAKAAAPKRPPQRGLGVAQLERLRLQERWKKMTELEPARDGILPLHLHQLTPVAGAVYGAPIVYSAGQPLDGYLTRYRQIVHGPVAYGGAAAGTVARSVLDDHHGLDRYRKATAGDARFHVGSPFPEPPSSQNPQCLSDPCEFCARKKRLFGNSLSDNLATGADYFEMDLAAAMAVDSFSSILIGCFLFGLQGKPAGEKEREVIKEFEFFPPSSLSVSNGDGSPELADRTAGDASSSSAAAASSTLLDLSLKLSI